A genomic window from Pseudonocardia broussonetiae includes:
- a CDS encoding amidohydrolase family protein, with translation MFRLRGVLLPGEETVELFVGPDGRFVDEPIAGAETLVDGGWIVPGLVDAHCHVGLGPSGPVDLEEADAQARVDRDAGTLLIRDCGSPVDTSALQAREDLPEIIRAGRHLARPKRYIPGLAIDADDPALLPDLVAEQAAAGDGWVKLVGDWIDRGVGDLAPLWPDDVLRAAIEAAHAAGARVTAHVFGTDALPGLIGAGIDCIEHGTGLTDDLIAQMVERGTALVPTLINVETFPGIADSASKYPAYAAHMRALHAGAGDVVRRAVEAGVAVYAGTDAGGGIAHGRIADEVRALAAAGHTDPLGAASWNARHWLGRPAPHPGAPADLVVYRSDPRADLSVLDEPALVLLRGRVFAR, from the coding sequence GTGTTCCGCCTGCGGGGTGTGCTGCTGCCGGGTGAGGAGACCGTCGAGCTGTTCGTCGGTCCCGACGGGCGGTTCGTCGACGAGCCGATCGCGGGCGCCGAGACGCTCGTCGACGGCGGCTGGATCGTGCCCGGCCTCGTCGACGCCCACTGCCACGTCGGCCTGGGCCCGTCCGGCCCGGTCGACCTGGAGGAGGCCGACGCGCAGGCCCGCGTCGACCGCGACGCCGGAACGCTGCTCATCCGCGACTGCGGCTCGCCCGTCGACACCTCCGCGCTGCAGGCCCGCGAGGACCTCCCGGAGATCATCCGCGCCGGGCGGCACCTCGCGCGGCCCAAGCGCTACATCCCGGGCCTGGCGATCGACGCCGACGACCCCGCGCTGCTGCCCGATCTCGTCGCGGAGCAGGCCGCGGCGGGCGACGGCTGGGTCAAGCTCGTCGGCGACTGGATCGACCGCGGCGTCGGCGACCTCGCCCCGCTCTGGCCCGACGACGTGCTCCGCGCCGCGATCGAGGCCGCCCACGCCGCCGGCGCCCGGGTCACCGCGCACGTGTTCGGCACCGACGCGCTGCCCGGCCTGATCGGTGCGGGCATCGACTGCATCGAGCACGGCACCGGCCTCACCGACGACCTCATCGCGCAGATGGTCGAGCGCGGCACCGCGCTGGTCCCGACGCTGATCAACGTCGAGACGTTCCCGGGCATCGCCGACTCGGCGTCGAAGTACCCGGCGTACGCCGCGCACATGCGCGCGCTGCACGCCGGGGCGGGCGACGTCGTGCGGCGGGCCGTCGAGGCCGGGGTGGCCGTGTACGCGGGCACCGACGCGGGCGGCGGCATCGCCCACGGCCGGATCGCCGACGAGGTGCGCGCGCTGGCCGCGGCGGGCCACACCGACCCGCTGGGCGCCGCGAGCTGGAACGCCCGCCACTGGCTCGGCCGTCCCGCCCCGCACCCCGGCGCCCCCGCCGACCTCGTCGTCTACCGCAGCGACCCGCGGGCCGACCTGTCGGTGCTCGACGAGCCCGCGCTGGTCCTGCTGCGCGGGCGCGTCTTCGCGCGCTGA
- the ffh gene encoding signal recognition particle protein has protein sequence MFDTLSERLSGTLANLRGKGRLSEADIDATAREIRIALLEADVALPVVRGFVARTKERAKGAEVSGALNPAQQVVKIVNEELVSVLGGETRRLRFSKEPPTVIMLAGLQGSGKTTLAGKLAFWLKSQGHTPLLVACDLQRPNAVTQLQIVGERAGATVFAPHPGASAAGHQTQPGSAERNGVGDPVDVARRGVAHARDKMYDVVVVDTAGRLGVDEELMRQAADIRDAVRPDETLFVVDAMIGQDAVATAEAFRDGVGFTGVVLTKLDGDARGGAALSVREVTGQPILFASDGEKLENFDVFHPDRMASRILGMGDLLTLIEQAEGAFDQEQSEKAAAKIASGELSLEDFLEQMMAIRKMGPIGNILGMLPGANTGQMKHALAQVDDRHLDKLQAIIRGMTPAERADPKIINGSRRLRIANGSGVAVGDVNDLVNRFFEARKMMKQMAGQFGFGGGQRSATKKLASKRKNKKGKGRPTPSRAGGGMPDLSGLPPTLQQMPPGLDQLPPGFDPSKLRFPKGR, from the coding sequence GTGTTCGACACCCTCTCCGAGCGCCTCTCCGGCACGCTGGCGAACCTCCGTGGCAAGGGCCGTCTCTCCGAGGCCGACATCGACGCCACCGCGCGCGAGATCCGCATCGCGCTGCTGGAGGCCGACGTCGCGCTGCCCGTGGTGCGCGGCTTCGTCGCGCGCACCAAGGAGCGGGCCAAGGGCGCCGAGGTCTCGGGCGCGCTGAACCCCGCCCAGCAGGTCGTCAAGATCGTCAACGAGGAGCTCGTCTCCGTCCTCGGCGGCGAGACCCGGCGGCTGCGGTTCTCCAAGGAACCGCCGACGGTGATCATGCTCGCCGGCCTGCAGGGCTCCGGCAAGACGACGCTGGCGGGCAAGCTCGCGTTCTGGCTGAAGAGCCAGGGGCACACGCCGCTGCTGGTCGCGTGCGACCTCCAGCGCCCCAACGCGGTCACGCAGCTGCAGATCGTCGGCGAGCGCGCCGGGGCCACCGTCTTCGCCCCACATCCGGGCGCGTCAGCGGCCGGTCATCAGACACAGCCGGGCAGCGCGGAGCGCAACGGGGTGGGCGACCCGGTCGACGTCGCCCGCCGCGGCGTCGCGCACGCGCGGGACAAGATGTACGACGTCGTCGTCGTCGACACCGCGGGCCGCCTGGGCGTCGACGAGGAGCTGATGCGGCAGGCCGCCGACATCCGCGACGCGGTGCGGCCGGACGAGACGCTGTTCGTCGTCGACGCCATGATCGGCCAGGACGCCGTGGCCACCGCCGAGGCGTTCCGCGACGGCGTCGGCTTCACCGGCGTGGTGCTCACCAAGCTCGACGGCGACGCCCGCGGTGGTGCCGCGCTGAGCGTCCGCGAGGTCACCGGCCAGCCGATCCTGTTCGCCTCCGACGGCGAGAAGCTCGAGAACTTCGACGTCTTCCACCCCGACCGGATGGCCAGCCGCATCCTCGGGATGGGCGACCTGCTCACCCTCATCGAGCAGGCCGAGGGGGCCTTCGACCAGGAGCAGTCGGAGAAGGCCGCGGCGAAGATCGCCAGCGGCGAGCTGTCGCTCGAGGACTTCCTCGAGCAGATGATGGCCATCCGCAAGATGGGCCCGATCGGCAACATCCTGGGCATGCTCCCCGGCGCCAACACGGGCCAGATGAAGCACGCGCTGGCCCAGGTCGACGACCGGCACCTGGACAAGCTGCAGGCCATCATCCGCGGCATGACGCCGGCCGAGCGCGCCGACCCGAAGATCATCAACGGGTCGCGCCGGCTGCGCATCGCGAACGGGTCGGGCGTCGCCGTCGGCGACGTCAACGACCTGGTCAACCGCTTCTTCGAGGCCCGCAAGATGATGAAGCAGATGGCCGGGCAGTTCGGCTTCGGCGGCGGGCAGCGCAGCGCCACGAAGAAGCTCGCGAGCAAGCGCAAGAACAAGAAGGGCAAGGGCCGGCCGACGCCGTCGCGCGCCGGGGGCGGGATGCCCGACCTGTCGGGCCTGCCGCCCACGCTGCAGCAGATGCCGCCGGGCCTGGACCAGCTGCCCCCGGGGTTCGACCCGAGCAAGCTCCGGTTCCCGAAGGGGCGCTGA
- a CDS encoding P-II family nitrogen regulator has product MILVTAIVKPFALGDVKSALERLGVLGMTVSEVQGHGRQKGHTEVYRGAEYNVDFVPKVRVEVVVDDEVVERVLDAVVAAARTGKIGDGKVWTTRVDQVVRVRTGERGPDAV; this is encoded by the coding sequence ATGATCCTGGTGACCGCCATCGTCAAGCCGTTCGCGCTCGGCGACGTGAAGAGCGCCCTGGAGCGCCTGGGCGTGCTCGGCATGACCGTGTCGGAGGTGCAGGGCCACGGCCGCCAGAAGGGGCACACCGAGGTCTACCGGGGCGCGGAGTACAACGTCGACTTCGTGCCGAAGGTCCGCGTGGAGGTCGTGGTCGACGACGAGGTGGTCGAGCGGGTGCTCGACGCGGTGGTCGCGGCGGCCCGCACCGGGAAGATCGGCGACGGCAAGGTGTGGACGACGCGCGTCGACCAGGTCGTGCGCGTGCGCACCGGCGAACGCGGCCCCGACGCGGTCTGA
- a CDS encoding ammonium transporter, protein MTASSGVQVLSGVQVGNTAYLLGCAALVMLMTPGLAFFYGGMVRAKSVLNMMMMSVVCLGVVGLVWVLGGFSLAFGDSTGGLIGNLDFAGLRDTTTVVGGDAGIPLQVFAMFQLMFAVITAALLSGAVADRARFWPFALFIALWTVLVYVPLAHWIFAFDGFVAERGGWMANTLGALDFAGGTAVEINSGASALALAVVLGRRRGWPQQPMRPHNLPAVLLGAGLLWFGWFGFNAGSALAAGAVAGNAFVTTMTASAAAVLSWLALEHRLDGRPTSLGAASAAIAGLVGITPACGYVDTFGALAIGLLAGVVCQLAIRLKYRLGYDDSLDVVAIHGVGGLLGMLMLGFVATSAVNEAGADGLLYGGGPAQLGKQVVAVLATAAFAFGVSFLLAWLVRATIGFRVDAEVEAEGIDEAEHAETAYDYTPLTTTGRSLGAARTEETPR, encoded by the coding sequence GTGACGGCGTCGTCGGGTGTGCAGGTGTTGTCGGGCGTGCAGGTCGGGAACACGGCGTACCTGCTGGGGTGCGCCGCCCTGGTCATGCTCATGACGCCCGGGCTCGCGTTCTTCTACGGCGGCATGGTCCGCGCGAAGAGCGTGCTCAACATGATGATGATGAGCGTCGTCTGCCTCGGCGTCGTCGGCCTGGTCTGGGTGCTCGGCGGGTTCTCCCTCGCCTTCGGCGACTCGACGGGCGGCCTGATCGGCAACCTCGACTTCGCCGGCCTGCGCGACACCACCACGGTCGTCGGCGGCGACGCCGGCATCCCGCTGCAGGTGTTCGCGATGTTCCAGCTGATGTTCGCCGTCATCACCGCGGCGCTGCTGTCGGGCGCCGTCGCCGACCGCGCCCGGTTCTGGCCGTTCGCGCTGTTCATCGCGCTGTGGACGGTGCTGGTCTACGTCCCGCTGGCGCACTGGATCTTCGCCTTCGACGGGTTCGTCGCGGAGCGCGGCGGCTGGATGGCCAACACCCTGGGCGCGCTCGACTTCGCGGGCGGCACCGCCGTCGAGATCAACTCCGGGGCCTCGGCGCTCGCCCTGGCCGTCGTGCTCGGCCGGCGCCGCGGCTGGCCGCAGCAGCCGATGCGCCCGCACAACCTGCCCGCCGTGCTGCTCGGCGCGGGCCTGCTGTGGTTCGGCTGGTTCGGCTTCAACGCCGGGTCGGCGCTGGCCGCGGGCGCCGTGGCGGGCAACGCCTTCGTCACCACGATGACGGCCTCGGCGGCCGCGGTGCTGTCCTGGCTCGCGCTGGAGCACCGCCTCGACGGGCGCCCCACCAGCCTCGGCGCGGCCTCGGCGGCCATCGCCGGGCTCGTCGGCATCACCCCGGCCTGCGGGTACGTCGACACGTTCGGCGCGCTGGCCATCGGCCTGCTCGCCGGCGTCGTCTGCCAGCTCGCGATCCGGCTCAAGTACCGCCTGGGCTACGACGACTCGCTCGACGTCGTCGCGATCCACGGCGTCGGCGGCCTGCTGGGCATGCTGATGCTCGGGTTCGTCGCCACGAGCGCGGTCAACGAGGCCGGCGCCGACGGCCTGCTCTACGGCGGCGGCCCCGCGCAGCTCGGCAAGCAGGTCGTGGCCGTGCTCGCGACCGCGGCGTTCGCGTTCGGGGTGTCGTTCCTGCTCGCCTGGCTGGTCCGCGCGACGATCGGGTTCCGCGTCGACGCCGAGGTCGAGGCCGAGGGCATCGACGAGGCCGAGCACGCGGAGACCGCGTACGACTACACGCCCCTGACCACCACCGGCCGCTCCCTGGGTGCGGCCCGCACCGAGGAGACCCCCCGATGA
- a CDS encoding [protein-PII] uridylyltransferase: protein MSDAIAVSSSAGDAQDLVRAKAVLLQVGEGRRRLSPEALRTALVDLHDFWLSSRAASIGITDRAALVAVGALGRRELAPWSDLDLVLLHDGRKDVDRLADQLWYPLWDAGIGLDHSVRTPGQAVQVAATDLRAAFGLLEIRHIAGDPALTSTVQNAVRQAWRAGIRSRFDEIVEAAQGRWRKIGDVAHRVEPDLKNGHGGLRDIQLVDALAAAQLVDRPGGDVLEAQRLLLDVRTELHRLAGRARDVLRAQDADEVAAVLEIGDRFELARALSGAARAVAFSAETSLRSAKGALPRRGLAALRRSPVRRPLDSGVVEHAGEVALARDAAAPRDPALVLRVAATAARTGLPVAAGTLHRLADTAPELREPWPRDALGELLSLLGTGRPLVDVVEALDRTGLWGRLFPEWGAVRDLPPRDRAHVWTVDRHLVEATAQVARLTTRVARPDLLLVGTLLHDIGKGRGGDHSVVGESLAVQVGRRLGFSEPDVTVLGAMVRHHLLLPHTATRRDLEDPATVTRVVETLDEAVRDGAPGTGGLLLDLLTALAEADSLATGPGVWSPWKKALIGDLSRRSRALMAGEVLPLPPEGSDDGIAAAVLADQRPQVRFVDEDTPATVLVAVPDARGSLAAAAGVLALHSLEVHAAELATTGEVAVFTFTVSPRFGGLPDPAVLRTALGRVLDGTLTLADALARKERDYAPAASTEPAAPPRVLWFDDEATGAVVLELRGTDRIGLLHRVAAALEGCDAALRWARVSTLGSSVVDSFCLAGPAGDGAIRSTDRRRIEEAVLAAAG from the coding sequence GTGAGCGACGCGATCGCCGTGTCGTCGTCCGCGGGGGACGCGCAGGACCTGGTGCGGGCCAAAGCCGTGCTGCTCCAGGTGGGCGAGGGCAGGCGGCGGCTGTCCCCGGAGGCGCTGCGCACCGCGCTCGTCGACCTCCACGACTTCTGGCTGTCCTCACGGGCCGCCTCCATCGGCATCACCGACCGGGCCGCACTCGTCGCGGTCGGCGCGCTGGGCCGCCGCGAGCTCGCGCCGTGGTCCGACCTCGACCTCGTGCTGCTGCACGACGGCCGCAAGGACGTCGACCGGCTCGCCGACCAGCTCTGGTACCCGCTGTGGGACGCCGGCATCGGCCTCGACCACTCCGTGCGCACGCCGGGCCAGGCCGTCCAGGTGGCGGCCACCGACCTCCGGGCGGCCTTCGGGCTGCTCGAGATCCGTCACATCGCCGGTGACCCGGCGCTCACCTCCACCGTGCAGAACGCCGTCCGTCAGGCCTGGCGCGCGGGCATCCGCAGCCGCTTCGACGAGATCGTCGAGGCCGCGCAGGGCCGCTGGCGCAAGATCGGCGACGTCGCCCACCGCGTGGAGCCCGACCTGAAGAACGGCCACGGCGGGCTGCGCGACATCCAGCTCGTCGACGCCCTCGCCGCCGCCCAGCTCGTCGACCGCCCCGGCGGCGACGTCCTGGAGGCGCAGCGGCTGCTGCTCGACGTCCGCACCGAGCTGCACCGCCTCGCCGGGCGCGCCCGCGACGTCCTGCGGGCCCAGGACGCCGACGAGGTCGCCGCCGTCCTGGAGATCGGCGACCGCTTCGAGCTCGCCCGCGCGTTGTCCGGCGCGGCGCGGGCAGTGGCGTTCAGCGCCGAGACCAGCCTGCGCTCGGCGAAGGGGGCGCTGCCCCGCCGCGGCCTCGCGGCCCTGCGGCGCAGCCCCGTCCGGCGCCCGCTCGACTCCGGGGTCGTCGAGCACGCGGGGGAGGTCGCGCTGGCCCGCGACGCCGCCGCGCCGCGCGACCCCGCGCTGGTGCTGCGCGTGGCCGCCACCGCCGCCCGCACCGGCCTCCCGGTCGCCGCGGGCACCCTGCACCGGCTCGCCGACACCGCCCCCGAGCTGCGCGAGCCCTGGCCCCGCGACGCCCTGGGCGAGCTGCTGTCGCTGCTGGGCACCGGGCGCCCGCTCGTCGACGTCGTCGAGGCGCTCGACCGCACCGGCCTGTGGGGGCGCCTGTTCCCGGAGTGGGGCGCGGTGCGCGACCTGCCCCCGCGCGACCGCGCGCACGTCTGGACCGTCGACCGGCACCTCGTCGAGGCCACCGCGCAGGTCGCGCGGCTGACCACCCGCGTCGCCCGGCCCGACCTGCTGCTGGTCGGCACGCTGCTGCACGACATCGGCAAGGGCCGCGGCGGCGACCACTCGGTGGTGGGGGAGTCCCTCGCGGTGCAGGTCGGGCGCCGGCTCGGGTTCTCCGAGCCCGACGTCACCGTGCTCGGCGCGATGGTCCGCCACCACCTGCTCCTGCCGCACACCGCCACCCGCCGCGACCTGGAGGACCCGGCCACCGTGACGCGGGTCGTCGAGACCCTCGACGAGGCGGTGCGCGACGGCGCCCCCGGCACCGGCGGCCTGCTGCTGGACCTGCTCACCGCGCTGGCCGAGGCCGACTCGCTCGCCACCGGCCCCGGCGTGTGGAGCCCCTGGAAGAAGGCGCTGATCGGGGACCTGTCACGGCGCAGCCGGGCGCTGATGGCGGGGGAGGTCCTGCCGCTGCCGCCCGAGGGCTCCGACGACGGCATCGCGGCGGCGGTGCTCGCCGACCAGCGGCCGCAGGTGCGGTTCGTCGACGAGGACACCCCGGCCACGGTCCTGGTCGCGGTGCCCGACGCGCGCGGCTCGCTGGCCGCGGCCGCGGGCGTGCTGGCGCTGCACTCGCTGGAGGTGCACGCGGCGGAGCTCGCGACCACCGGCGAGGTCGCGGTGTTCACGTTCACGGTGTCGCCCCGCTTCGGCGGCCTGCCCGACCCGGCGGTGCTGCGCACGGCGCTGGGCCGCGTCCTGGACGGCACCCTCACCCTCGCCGACGCGCTGGCGCGCAAGGAGCGCGACTACGCCCCGGCCGCGTCGACCGAGCCCGCCGCCCCGCCGCGGGTGCTCTGGTTCGACGACGAGGCCACCGGCGCGGTCGTGCTGGAGCTGCGCGGCACCGACCGGATCGGCCTGCTGCACCGCGTCGCCGCCGCGCTGGAGGGCTGCGACGCCGCGCTGCGCTGGGCGCGCGTGTCCACCCTGGGCTCCTCGGTCGTCGACTCCTTCTGCCTCGCCGGGCCCGCGGGCGACGGCGCGATCCGGTCGACCGACCGCCGCCGCATCGAGGAGGCCGTGCTGGCCGCGGCAGGATGA
- a CDS encoding P-II family nitrogen regulator encodes MMLVTAIVKPFALDDVRSGLETLDVAGMTVSEVSGYGRQRGHTEVYRGADYQVDFVPKVRVEVVVDDGVVEKVIDAVITAARTGKIGDGKVWVTPLETVVRVRTGERGADAL; translated from the coding sequence ATGATGCTCGTGACGGCGATCGTCAAGCCCTTCGCCCTGGACGACGTGCGCTCCGGCCTGGAGACCCTCGACGTCGCCGGCATGACCGTGAGCGAGGTGTCGGGCTACGGCCGGCAGCGCGGCCACACCGAGGTCTACCGCGGCGCCGACTACCAGGTCGACTTCGTGCCGAAGGTGCGCGTCGAGGTCGTCGTCGACGACGGCGTGGTGGAGAAGGTGATCGACGCCGTGATCACCGCCGCGCGCACCGGCAAGATCGGCGACGGCAAGGTGTGGGTCACCCCGCTGGAGACGGTGGTCCGGGTCCGCACCGGTGAGCGGGGCGCCGACGCGCTGTGA
- a CDS encoding P-II family nitrogen regulator, with product MKLVTAIVKPFVLEDVKGALEQIGVLGMTVSEVQGYGRQKGHTEVYRGAEYSVDFVPKVRVEVVADDTLAEKVVDAVVEAARTGKIGDGKVWVTPVESVIRVRTGERGTDAI from the coding sequence ATGAAGCTGGTCACGGCGATCGTCAAGCCGTTCGTCCTCGAGGACGTCAAGGGGGCGCTGGAGCAGATCGGCGTCCTGGGCATGACGGTCAGCGAGGTGCAGGGCTACGGGCGGCAGAAGGGCCACACCGAGGTCTACCGCGGTGCGGAGTACTCCGTCGACTTCGTGCCCAAGGTCCGGGTGGAGGTCGTCGCCGACGACACCCTCGCGGAGAAGGTCGTGGACGCGGTGGTCGAGGCCGCCCGCACCGGCAAGATCGGTGACGGCAAGGTCTGGGTCACCCCCGTCGAGAGCGTGATCCGGGTCCGCACCGGCGAGCGCGGCACCGACGCGATCTGA
- a CDS encoding ammonium transporter, translating to MMTATALVLLMTPGLALFYGGMVRSKSVLNMMMMSFASVGLVGVLWVLYGYSMTFGTSVGDAGIVGDPAQFAGLQGLTAGTYLADAETGAEVAVPLVGTIPTLVFVGFQATFAIITVALISGAVADRMKFGSWLVFAGIWVSVIYFPVAHWVFAFDDVTAGAGGWIANDLAAIDFAGGTAVHINAGIAALVLAIVIGKRRGWPREPMRPHNLTLVMLGAGILWFGWFGFNAGSAVGSGAISAFAFLNTIVATAAAMIAWLLVERFRDGHPTSLGAASGVVAGLVAITPACSSVSPLGAIAVGAIASVLCALAVGLKFRFGFDDSLDVVGVHLVGGLAGTLLIGFFATADSAAGVDGLLYGGGVDQLWRQAVGALAVLAYSGIGTAIIAFALKFTIGLRISDEDEATGIDETEHAESGYDFSTLRGGGNLRPAAGASTQSARDHEPATAGQEV from the coding sequence ATGATGACGGCGACGGCCCTGGTGTTGCTCATGACACCGGGACTCGCGCTGTTCTACGGCGGCATGGTGCGCAGCAAGAGCGTGCTGAACATGATGATGATGAGCTTCGCCTCGGTCGGCCTGGTCGGCGTCCTGTGGGTGCTCTACGGCTACTCGATGACGTTCGGCACGAGCGTCGGCGACGCGGGCATCGTCGGTGACCCGGCGCAGTTCGCCGGCCTGCAGGGCCTCACCGCGGGCACCTACCTCGCCGACGCCGAGACCGGCGCCGAGGTGGCCGTCCCGCTGGTCGGCACGATCCCGACCCTGGTGTTCGTCGGCTTCCAGGCCACGTTCGCGATCATCACCGTCGCCCTGATCTCGGGTGCGGTCGCCGACCGCATGAAGTTCGGCTCCTGGCTGGTCTTCGCCGGCATCTGGGTGTCGGTCATCTACTTCCCCGTCGCGCACTGGGTCTTCGCCTTCGACGACGTCACCGCGGGTGCGGGCGGCTGGATCGCCAACGACCTCGCCGCGATCGACTTCGCGGGCGGCACGGCCGTCCACATCAACGCCGGTATCGCCGCGCTGGTCCTCGCGATCGTCATCGGCAAGCGCCGCGGCTGGCCGCGCGAGCCCATGCGCCCGCACAACCTCACGCTGGTCATGCTCGGCGCCGGCATCCTGTGGTTCGGCTGGTTCGGCTTCAACGCCGGCTCCGCGGTCGGCTCGGGCGCCATCTCGGCGTTCGCCTTCCTCAACACCATCGTCGCCACCGCGGCGGCCATGATCGCCTGGCTGCTCGTCGAGCGCTTCCGCGACGGTCACCCCACGAGCCTCGGTGCCGCCTCCGGCGTCGTCGCGGGCCTCGTCGCGATCACCCCGGCCTGCTCCTCGGTGTCGCCGCTGGGCGCCATCGCGGTCGGTGCCATCGCCAGCGTCCTGTGCGCCCTGGCCGTCGGCCTGAAGTTCCGCTTCGGCTTCGACGACTCGCTCGACGTCGTCGGCGTCCACCTCGTCGGCGGTCTCGCCGGCACGCTGCTCATCGGCTTCTTCGCCACCGCCGACTCCGCGGCCGGCGTCGACGGCCTGCTCTACGGCGGCGGCGTCGACCAGCTCTGGCGCCAGGCCGTCGGGGCGCTCGCGGTGCTCGCCTACTCCGGCATCGGCACGGCGATCATCGCCTTCGCGCTGAAGTTCACGATCGGCCTGCGCATCTCCGACGAGGACGAGGCCACGGGCATCGACGAGACCGAGCACGCGGAGTCGGGCTACGACTTCTCGACCCTGCGGGGCGGCGGCAACCTGCGCCCGGCCGCGGGGGCGTCGACCCAGTCGGCGCGCGACCACGAGCCGGCCACCGCCGGTCAGGAGGTCTGA
- the ftsY gene encoding signal recognition particle-docking protein FtsY gives MTPETLWIVVAVVAAVVLIALVVGLVLRNRRRISLRQAEELERADEAAKPKPRGGTYQAGGGFSFAPGTGAATPSAPPVEPPAATAPPADVTPGLDTTTRPEAERPVDAEPTTATPMPPLGTSSAPTAPSAPTAPTAPSAPTTEPPRTTERPPTATPVPSTNGSAPTAPSAPTATPPTATPTATPPTATPTATPPTTTPTTPPTDTTPAPTTPAPTPTEEIAPPGGRLERLRGRLARSRSGFGQGLLGLLGAGELDEESWEDVEATLLQADLGPETTAELIDRLRTELAARGVRTAEQARQLLKDVLTEALRPELDRSVRALPHDGRPAVLLVVGVNGTGKTTTTGKLARVLVAGGHRVVLGAADTFRAAAAEQLVTWGERAGATVVRGAEGADPASVAFDAVKRGAGEGADVVLLDTAGRLHTKTGLMDELDKVKRVVSRQAEVDEVLLVLDATTGQNGLTQARVFGDVVKVTGIVLTKLDGTAKGGIVFRVQRELGVPVKLVGLGEGPDDLAPFEPAAYVDALLS, from the coding sequence GTGACCCCGGAGACCCTGTGGATCGTCGTCGCGGTCGTGGCTGCGGTCGTGCTCATCGCCCTCGTCGTGGGGCTGGTGCTCCGCAACCGCCGCCGCATCAGCCTGCGCCAGGCCGAGGAGCTGGAGCGCGCCGACGAGGCCGCCAAGCCCAAGCCGCGCGGTGGCACCTACCAGGCCGGCGGCGGGTTCTCGTTCGCCCCCGGCACCGGTGCTGCCACCCCGTCCGCGCCGCCGGTCGAGCCGCCGGCCGCCACCGCGCCCCCGGCCGACGTCACCCCCGGGCTCGACACCACCACCCGCCCCGAGGCGGAGCGCCCCGTCGACGCCGAGCCGACGACGGCCACCCCCATGCCGCCGCTGGGGACGTCGTCGGCCCCGACGGCCCCGTCGGCTCCGACGGCTCCGACGGCCCCCTCGGCCCCCACGACCGAACCGCCCCGGACGACCGAGCGGCCCCCGACGGCGACCCCGGTCCCGTCCACCAACGGCTCGGCCCCGACCGCGCCGAGCGCCCCGACGGCGACGCCCCCGACGGCGACACCGACGGCGACGCCCCCGACGGCGACACCAACCGCGACACCCCCGACCACGACACCGACCACACCCCCGACCGACACGACCCCGGCCCCCACCACCCCGGCCCCGACCCCCACCGAGGAGATCGCCCCACCCGGCGGCCGGCTCGAGCGCCTCCGCGGCCGCCTCGCCCGCTCCCGCTCCGGCTTCGGCCAGGGACTGCTGGGCCTGCTCGGCGCGGGGGAGCTGGACGAGGAGTCGTGGGAGGACGTCGAGGCCACCCTCCTGCAGGCCGACCTCGGCCCCGAGACCACCGCCGAGCTGATCGACCGGCTCCGCACCGAGCTGGCGGCCCGCGGCGTCCGCACCGCCGAGCAGGCCCGCCAGCTGCTCAAGGACGTCCTCACCGAGGCCCTGCGCCCCGAGCTCGACCGCTCCGTCCGCGCGCTGCCCCACGACGGGCGGCCCGCGGTGCTGCTCGTCGTCGGCGTCAACGGCACCGGCAAGACCACGACCACCGGCAAGCTGGCACGGGTGCTCGTCGCGGGCGGGCACCGGGTGGTGCTCGGCGCGGCCGACACGTTCCGCGCCGCCGCCGCCGAGCAGCTCGTCACCTGGGGCGAGCGGGCCGGGGCGACCGTCGTGCGCGGCGCCGAGGGGGCCGACCCGGCGAGCGTCGCGTTCGACGCCGTCAAGCGCGGCGCCGGCGAGGGCGCCGACGTGGTGCTGCTCGACACCGCGGGCCGGCTGCACACCAAGACCGGCCTGATGGACGAGCTCGACAAGGTGAAGCGGGTCGTGTCGCGCCAGGCCGAGGTCGACGAGGTGCTCCTCGTCCTCGACGCCACCACGGGCCAGAACGGGCTGACGCAGGCGCGGGTGTTCGGCGACGTCGTCAAGGTCACCGGCATCGTCCTGACCAAGCTCGACGGCACCGCCAAGGGCGGCATCGTCTTCCGCGTCCAGCGGGAGCTCGGGGTTCCGGTGAAGCTCGTCGGGCTCGGCGAGGGCCCCGACGACCTGGCGCCGTTCGAGCCCGCCGCCTACGTCGACGCCCTGCTGAGCTGA